One window of the Colletotrichum destructivum chromosome 6, complete sequence genome contains the following:
- a CDS encoding Putative arylamine N-acetyltransferase, papain-like cysteine peptidase superfamily produces MSLVENVFVHFGLVITTTTNKLTASETIFDFNNYPHSPIFDMSYTEEQLDRYFQHINYPREIHASDRLQLLTELQAHQLARVPFESLTLHYSKHRHVSLDLEDLFVKVVVQGKGGYCMELNALFGAVLKGLGFELTSVGGKIKGEERFGGWSHMLNLVTVDGQRYMVDVGFGKGATMVPVPLRRDSSPEFTTIAPLRGKLVYEKLEQNTDAGQRMWVYYSTDSADGPFRQRNCFTEQEFFPEDFEVMNWAVMSRPTSYFVKTVLCMRTILNPDTRRAEGTVVLHKDEVKRKIGDKVEVLETLKNEAERVRAIEKYFFIALTPAEQKAIRGMPQELLETK; encoded by the exons ATGAGCCTCGTGGAAAACGTCTTCGTGCATTTTGGATTGGTAATCACGACAACAACCAACAAGTTGACCGCGTCAGAGACCATCTTCGACTTCAACAACTATCCGCATAGTCCCATATTCGACATGTCGTACACCGAAGAGCAACTAGACCGCTACTTCCAGCACATCAACTACCCCCGGGAGATACATGCGTCAGACCGGCTGCAACTCCTCACGGAACTCCAGGCTCACCAGCTTGCGAGGGTCCCCTTCGAGAGCCTGACGCTTCACTACTCGAAACATCGACACGTTTCTCTGGACCTGGAAGATCTCTtcgtcaaggtcgtcgtGCAGGGCAAGGGCGGCTATTGCATGGAGCTTAACGCCCtgttcggcgccgtcctcaaAGGCCTCGGTTTCGAACTCACCAGCGTCGGCGGTAAGATCAAGGGAGAAGAACGCTTCGGGGGATG GTCTCACATGCTCAacctcgtcaccgtcgacggccagcgcTACATGGTAgacgtcggcttcggaaAGGGCGCGACCATGGTCCCCGTGCCCCTCCGCAGGGATTCCAGCCCCGAGTTCACCACCATCGCGCCCCTGCGCGGCAAGCTCGTCtacgagaagctcgagcaGAACACCGACGCCGGCCAGCGCATGTGGGTGTACTACTCCACCGACAGCGCCGATGGGCCCTTCCGGCAGCGCAACTGCTTCACCGAGCAGGAGTTCTTCCCCGAGGACTTTGAGGTCATGAACTGGGCCGTCATGTCGCGGCCCACGAGCTACTTCGTCAAGACCGTCCTCTGCATGCGCACGATCCTGAACCCGGACACCAGGAGGGCCGAGGGCACCGTCGTGCTGCACAAGGACGAGGTGAAGCGGAAGATCGGCGACAAGGTGGAGGTTCTCGAGACCCTGAAGAACGAGGCGGAACGGGTCAGGGCTATCGAGAAGTATTTCTTCATCGCGTTGACGCCGGCCGAGCAAAAGGCCATCAGGGGCATGCCTCAAGAGCTGTTGGAAACGAAGTGA
- a CDS encoding Putative major facilitator, sugar transporter, major facilitator superfamily — MALLSPKVYQWLVGVFASLGAFLFGYDLGVIAAVVASNTFKDAFSPDTSTEGLVVSMFTAGAFFGAGAAGPLGDRLGRRGTIVTGALFFLLGGGLQTGARDIHMMWVGRLISGLGVGALCMIVPLYQAELAHPSIRGTVTALQQLMIGIGAFVATWVGWGCYTQLTTTSAQWRIPLAIQNIPAIILAALTFLFPESPRWLGDKGRDEEMLKTLARLHSNNDVNDAFVRAEYEQIKTAVEIEHQQEARSYMDLFRSRSSFRRLFLCCAIQASVQMTGVSAIQYYSPRIFEQIGIATQDTLKYQGISNGLAIIAQTLAMLLIDRTGRRWPLIGGNIFNSVTFIIAAVLLALFPPGESNNLSAQWGFIIVTWLYNFSFSSTCGPLSWIIVAEVFDTRTRSKGVSIATMVSFAFNTMIGQVTPEGMESVGYQFYFLFIVCNITNAIFFWLFLPETARRPLEEMNELFSSNSWIVAGKASKRYNGHDLENRLHEKEHHASVDAQAENAYAETK, encoded by the exons ATGGCGCTTCTATCACCAAAAGTGTATCAGTGGCTCGTGGGAGTCTTCGCTTCCCTCGGCGCCTTTCTCTTTGGTTATGACCTCG gtgtcatcgccgccgtcgtggcaTCAAACACGTTCAAAGATGCCTTTTCCCCGGACACGTCGACGGAGGGCCTGGTGGTGTCCATGTTCACCGCAGGCGCGTTtttcggcgccggcgccgccgggccgCTGGGCGATCGCCTGGGCCGACGAGGCACCATCGTCACGGGCGCCCTGTTCTTCCTCCTGGGCGGGGGTCTCCAGACGGGCGCGCGCGACATCCACATGATGTGGGTTGGCCGTCTGATCTCGGGCCTCGGCGTGGGCGCGCTCTGCATGATCGTCCCGCTGTACCAGGCGGAGCTGGCGCACCCCAGCATCCGCGGCACGGTCACGGCGCTGCAGCAGCTCATGATCGGCATCGGGGCGTTCGTGGCGACCTGGGTCGGCTGGGGGTGTTATACCCAGCTCACGACCACGAGCGCGCAGTGGCGTATCCCTTTGGCGATCCAGAACATCCCCGCCATCATCCTTGCTGCGTTGACTTTTCTGTTCCCCGAGAGTCCCAG ATGGCTCGGTGACAAGGGacgcgacgaggagatgCTCAAGACGCTGGCCCGACTCCATTCCAACAACGATGTCAACGACGCTTTCGTCCGGGCCGAGTACGAGCAGATCAAGACCGCGGTGGAAATCGAGCACCAGCAAGAAGCGAGATCGTATATGGACCTCTTccggtcgaggagctcgttCCGCCGCCTGTTTCTGTGCTGTGCCATCCAAGCATCGGTCCAGATGACGGGagtctcggccatccaa TACTACTCCCCCCGGATCTTTGAACAGATTGGCATCGCGACGCAAGACACGCTGAAATACCAGGGCATCAGCAACGGGCTCGCCATCATTGCCCAGACGCTCGCCATGCTGCTCATCGACCGcaccggccgccgctggcccCTCATCGGGGGCAACATCTTCAACTCGGTCaccttcatcatcgccgccgtcctcctcgctctGTTCCCGCCGGGAGAGTCTAACAACCTCAGCGCCCAGTGGGGgttcatcatcgtcacctgGCTGTACAACTtcagcttctcctccacCTGCGGCCCGCTGTCCTGgatcatcgtcgccgaggtgtTTGACACGAGGACTCGCTCGAAGGGAGTTAGTATTGCTACAATGGTCTCTTTCGCATTCAACACCATGATT GGCCAAGTTACCCCGGAGGGAATGGAGTCCGTGGGGTACCAATTCTATTTCCTTTTCATCGTATGCAACATCACAaacgccatcttcttctggcTGTTTCTGCCGGAgaccgcccgccgcccgctcgAGGAGATGAACGAGCTGTtcagcagcaacagctgGATTGTTGCTGGAAAGGCCAGCAAGAGGTACAACGGCCATGATCTCGAGAACCGACTGCACGAAAAAGAGCACCACGCGTCGGTGGACGCGCAGGCCGAGAATGCGTATGCCGAGACGAAGTAG
- a CDS encoding Putative carotenoid oxygenase — translation MSDKSQLPPPQWHLFPRLSRSEIVDSGSPATITGRKEALPVSREFEFEVADPQCAQPVNNPGRFDAEIGSCVVHGKIPPNIDGTFYRVVIDYIYTNRNRKDIWINGDGAVNAWRISNGVVDYKQKFVRTPRFIHERAARQPLWGTYRNPYAGDPRVFDEVQSTGNTHVQWWQKKLLVLKEDSPPILLDPDTLDTIGVYTFEGQLRSKTFCAHPKTDVSTGEMLGFGMEASGIGLRSANELAYYRFSKEGKVLDECWIKTPVVSWTHDMAATDNYVAFCMTPHQFDLEHMKRDNGTHFRRNPFLPNHFGILPRRNPKPEDAKWFTSLKNHYWGHVCNHFEDGDGILYIDLFLHDTDALRAFPTKHPELETQDGPPPVGKFVRFRIDPKAEPGELELPAIISDIPGELARCDDRYTTKPYTHAYGCGLPGPNGFGSILHIDINGGLTEVWHAGPEQTVGEPCFVPRTPDSPEGDGYLIVSCRDHKTTLGNLVILDAKNITAGPISVVQLPFRIREGVHGNWVPASDFAVRKPLVDYAGVTPEILDKFGTGAPIPFEDLNARPVDRGR, via the exons ATGTCAGACAAATCTCAGCTCCCTCCCCCGCAATGGCATCTCTTTCCACGACTGAGTCGATCCGAGATCGTCGATTCTGGCTCGCCCGCCACCATTACTGGAAGAAAGGAGGCGCTTCCCGTCAGCAGGGAGTTTGAATTCGAGGTCGCCGACCCCCAATGTGCCCAGCCCGTCAACAATCCCGGCCGGTTTGATGCTGAGATCGGCTCTTGCGTTGTCCACGGCAAAATCCCGCCCAACATCGACGGCACGTTCTACCGTGTTGTCATTGACTACATTTACACCAACCGCAACAGAAAGGATATCTGGatcaacggcgacggcgccgtcaacgcTTGGAGAATCTccaacggcgtcgtcgactaTAAGCAAAAGTTCGTCCGGACCCCGCGCTTCATCCATGAGCGGGCGGCCCGGCAGCCTCTCTGGGGCACATACCGGAACCCGTACGCTGGGGACCCCCGCGTCTTTGACGAGGTCCAGTCGACGGGGAACACCCACGTGCAGTGgtggcagaagaagctgctCGTGCTCAAGGAGGACAGCCCGCCAATCCTTTTGGACCCCGACACGTTGGACACCATTG GTGTGTACACTTTCGAGGGCCAGCTGCGTTCCAAGACGTTCTGTGCTCATCCCAAGACTGATGTCTCCACGGGCGAGAtgctcggcttcggcatgGAAGCCTCTGGCATTGG ACTACGCAGCGCGAACGAACTGGCGTATTATCGGTTCAGTAAGGAAGGCAAAGTACTGGACGAATGCTGGATCAAGACTCCGGTCGTTAGCTGGACTCACGACATGGCTGCGACTGACAA CTACGTTGCTTTCTGTATGACGCCTCACCAGTTCGACTTGGAACACATGAAGAGAGACAACGGCACACACTTTCGCCGAAACCCCTTCCTT CCCAATCATTTCGGAATCCTTCCGCGCCGGAACCCGAAGCCAGAGGACGCGAAGTGGTTCACTTCGCTAAAAAACCACTACTGGGGCCACGTATGCAACCACTtcgaagacggagacggtATCCTCTACAtcgacctcttcctccacgATACGGATGCTCTCAGGGCGTTCCCCACCAAGCACCCCGAGCTTGAGACGCAGGACGGACCGCCGCCGGTCGGCAAATTCGTCAGGTTCAGGATCGACCCCAAGGCAGAGCCcggcgagctggagctgCCGGCCATCATCAGCGACATCCCCGGAGAGCTGGCACGTTGCGACGACCGCTACACCACCAAGCCCTACACTCACGCTTACGGATGCGGGTTGCCCGGCCCCAACGGCTTCGGGAGTATCCTGCACATCGACATTAACGGGGGGCTCACCGAGGTCTGGCATGCCGGCCCGGAGCAAACAGTGGGGGAACCATGCTTTGTGCCTCGCACCCCGGACTCGCCGGAGGGCGATGGCTATTTAATCGTCTCCTGCCGGGATCATAAGACGACACTGGGCAACCTCGTCATCTTAGATGCCAAGAACATCACGGCTGGCCCCATCAGCGTCGTTCAGCTTCCCTTCAGAATCCGGGAGGGCGTGCATGGTAACTGG GTCCCCGCGTCCGATTTCGCCGTCAGGAAGCCCCTTGTCGACTACGCTGGCGTCACGCCCGAGATCTTGGATAAGTTTGGCACAGGGGCGCCCATTCCCTTTGAGGACCTGAATGCTCGCCCTGTTGACCGGGGCCGATGA
- a CDS encoding Putative AttH-like domain superfamily protein: protein MPWLLVISALLSGCAAEAFKPDNHTKYLNTRVPSLYNLTLDQIGGSYWTSAFLTTTTGTQYLALAHILGPICKSSLLDLDTLEYWNNLEYANPPNSSLPTTGFHVSSGNCALGSTTANMITSMYTSGSTSEYAYNLTWESTSKVILNGGGAAFTFGPGFANSTEWSIPASTTSGTVTLGEETHTVDPSRSMLWYDHQKGAGAPQKWTWFQLHFPDSSTKASIWAYDFGSPSFETYQFATVRVGEESQYVLPFDMEAGGGGCGSWTSPRSNITYPQSWRLTFENGDVLDIESVRKDQEIYGAKAVSDTVYAGYVNVSGKFLGLESGFGVVEMIQLF, encoded by the exons ATGCCTTGGCTTCTCGTTATCTCGGCGCTCCTCAGCGGTTGCGCAGCAGAGGCTTTCAAGCCGGACAACCATACCAAATATCTCAAC ACTCGCGTCCCATCGCTGTACAACTTAACCTTGGACCAAATCGGCGGTTCCTACTGGACCAGTGCTTTCCTCACCACAACCACTGGCACCCAgtacctcgccctcgcccatATCCTGGGCCCGATCTGCAAatcctccctcctcgacctggacACCCTCGAGTACTGGAACAATTTGGAATACGCGAACCCTCCCaactcctccctccccacTACAGGCTTCCACGTCTCGTCCGGAAACTGCGCTCTGGGATCAACTACGGCGAATATGATCACGAGCATGTACACCTCCGGCTCGACTTCCGAATACGCCTACAACCTGACCTGGGAGAGCACGTCAAAGGTCATCTTgaacggtggcggcgcggcctTCACCTTCGGCCCCGGCTTCGCTAACTCGACGGAGTGGTCCATCCCGGCCAGCACCACGTCCGGGACAGTCACTCTGGGCGAGGAGACGCACACCGTCGACCCGAGCCGGTCAATGCTCTGGTACGACCATCAAAAGGGCGCCGGGGCCCCCCAGAAATGGACATGGTTTCAGCTGCACTTCCCCGACTCCTCGACCAAGGCAAGCATCTGGGCCTACGACTTTGGCAGCCCGTCGTTCGAGACGTACCAGTTCGCGACTgtccgcgtcggcgaggagtCGCAGTACGTCCTGCCCTTCGACAtggaagccggcggcggcggctgcggtTCGTGGACCTCCCCGAGATCCAACATCACCTACCCCCAGAGCTGGAGACTCACCTTCGAGAATGGGGATGTGCTCGACATCGAGTCGGTGCGGAAGGACCAGGAGATCTACGGTGCCAAGGCTGTGAGCGACACCGTTTACGCGGGCTATGTCAACGTCTCTGGGAAGTTTCTAGGGCTGGAATCGGGGTTCGGGGTCGTGGAGATGATCCAGCTGTTCTGA
- a CDS encoding Putative AIG1-type guanine nucleotide-binding (G) domain-containing protein — protein MSTTSPPSIETKDDSSEGVILVMGVTGAGKSYFLNQLQNHSVKEGHSLFAETQSCQAVQIFLDGDESRSITVVDTPGFDDTERSPAEILAEITEYLAAQHASGLPLRGILYLHKITDNKMTGTSKSYLRLLESLVGDDALKNVILVTTMWNMLRPQDRRRALQREQELLDNFWNSMEQKGSYVAQFDGTSDSAYALIFQLAGKESVVLDIQKEIVDQDRSILETKAGTNLINQLEKDHETYRLKKYDVEERLEKELRVQPRNKDKIRELKEEKEEVEKILRLMGDSVERMRVRPGYPMRQRMKKAMKEHGMNAAVALGAVLNVTSFVVRLVLGNQ, from the exons ATGTCAACCACGAGTCCTCCAAGTATCGAAACCAAGGATGATTCAAGCGAAGGCGTCATTCTGGTCATGGGCGTCACTGGGGCGGGGAAGAGTTACTTCCTGAACCAGCTCCAGAACCATAGTGTCAAGGAGGGGCACTCGTTGTTTGCAG AGACCCAGAGCTGTCAAGCTGTCCAGATCTttctcgatggcgacgagTCGCGCAGTATAACGGTTGTCGACACTCCCGGATTCGATGATACGGAGCGTTCCCCGGCCGAAATCCTCGCCGAAATCACCGAATACCTGGCCGCTCAGCATGCTTCCGGCCTTCCTTTGCGAGGAATCCTGTACCTCCACAAAATCACAGACAACAAGATGACGGGCACGTCAAAGTCGTATTTACGTCTCCTCGAAAGCTTGGTGGGGGATGACGCCCTCAAAAACGTCATTCTCGTCACGACTATGTGGAACATGCTCCGCCCGCAAGACCGCAGGCGCGCCCTCCAGCGCGAGCAGGAGCTGCTGGACAATTTCTGGAATTCCATGGAGCAAAAGGGATCCTACGTCGCTCAATTCGACGGCACCTCGGACTCGGCGTACGCCCTCATCTTCCAGCTCGCGGGAAAGGAGAGCGTCGTGCTCGACATCCAGAAGGAGATCGTCGACCAGGACAGGTCCATTCTCGAGACCAAGGCCGGCACAAACCTGATCAACCAGCTGGAGAAGGACCACGAGACCTACCGGCTCAAGAAATATGACGTAGAGGAGCGgctggagaaggagctgCGGGTGCAGCCCCGGAACAAGGACAAGATACgggagctgaaggaggagaaagaggaggtGGAGAAGATCCTGCGGCTCATGGGCGACTCTGTCGAGCGGATGAGGGTCCGTCCCGGGTACCCGATGCGGCAACGCATGAAGAAAGCTATGAAGGAACACGGGATGAACGCGGCTGTTGCGCTAGGCGCGGTGCTGAATGTGACCTCCTTTGTGGTTCGCCTGGTGCTGGGGAACCAGTAG
- a CDS encoding Putative Heat shock protein 70 family, translated as MFGHTLPDRTRSGLGSISLFDDESSEKFVAVGIDFGTTYSGVSWARSTRPKELNEITGWSSEDPRNRRETQVPTLYDIDTGKWGYEITPDMVPMRWFKLLLLNDDDIQKEDIRNSPQLQQARQLLAQSTKRKRPVEIVGAYLEKIWNHTYATLKTMMDIEDLPLRVAITIPAIWPAYAQGLMREAAKIAGITKKRDIGDTTLILVQEPEAAALASLFQHSSFPEIQKNESFIVCDAGGGTVDVISYRVTSERPFKLEECVPGDGKLAGAFQIDQAFEAHLRGKSKLKITSLSASDYNQFIQKEWELGAKRTFNNASEPRFFNLHPPSKAYGTMARLRHKETLAINKEEMKGFFSRSLTGIRSLVNSQYKQIEKATGKPPKKILLVGGLGSSEYVYDVLNDLFDNRVLRPSDSWSAVARGAILRLLQENISSQTTLSPKQRVALAVLPNVVSRRSRNHYGIMVDTPVETVDLEPEDEPYKDPEGVRRVTRMEWYLKKGDKVDKASRIPITYHGFYQAPLPPKCTFDIMYSSEDVVPIRPGPKVMDLCRIECDWDKPIEEWKTVGNPYTGWRKHEDLELTMGLEGEPKWEIRVGSKRAEHSFEVQYMG; from the exons ATGTTCGGTCACACTCTTCCGGACCGGACCCGATCCGGCCTCGGGTCCATCAGCCTCTTCGACGATGAAAGCTCCGAAAAATTCGTCGCAGTCGGCATCGACTTTGGCACAAC ATATTCCGGTGTCTCGTGGGCCCGCTCAACTCGCCCCAAGGAACTCAATGAGATCACCGGCTGGTCCTCGGAAGACCCGAGAAACAGGCGTGAGACTCAGGTCCCGACCTTGTACGACATCGATACAGGGAAATGGGGTTACGAGATCACGCCGGATATGGTGCCTATGCGGTGGTTCAAGCTGCTCCTGctgaacgacgacgacatccagAAAGAGGATATTCGCAACTCCCCGCAGCTTCAACAAGCCCGCCAGCTGCTGGCCCAGTCAACAAAAAGGAAGAGGCCGGTCGAGATCGTGGGCGCCTACCTCGAAAAGATTTGGAACCACACCTACGCGACCCTCAAGACCATGATGGACATCGAGGACCTGCCCCTCCGCGTGGCCATCACGATCCCGGCCATCTGGCCCGCCTACGCCCAGGGCCTCATGCGGGAGGCGGCAAAGATCGCCGGCATCACGAAAAAGCGCGATATTGGCGACACGACCCTGATtctggtccaggaacccgAGGCCGCGGCTTTGGCGAGCTTGTTCCAGCATAGCTCATTTCCAGAAATACAG AAGAACGAATCGTTCATCGTAtgcgatgccggcggcggcactgTT GATGTTATAAGCTACAGAGTAACGTCCGAACGCCCATTCAAGCTCGAAGAATGCGTCCCGGGCGATG GGAAACTTGCGGGGGCTTTCCAGATCGACCAAGCCTTCGAGGCCCATCTCCGCGGCAAGTCCAAGCTGAAGATCACCTCGCTCAGCGCCTCGGATTACAATCAGTTCATCCAGAAGGAGTGGGAGCTGGGCGCCAAGAGGACGTTCAACAACGCCAGCGAACCGAGGTTCTTCAACCTCCACCCACCCAGCAAAGCATACGGGACGATGGCCCGGCTACGGCACAAGGAGACGCTGGCTATCAACAA AGAGGAAATGAAAGGCTTCTTCAGCAGGTCCCTTACCGGCATTCGCAGTCTCGTCAACAGTCAGTATAAACAGATAGAAAAAGCGACTGGGAAGCCGCCAAAG AAGATCCTTCTTGTTGGAGGTCTGGGCAGTTCAGAGTATGTGTACGACGTGTTGAACGACTTGTTCGACAACAGAGTCCTCCGCCCCAGCGATAG TTGGTCGGCCGTCGCCCGCGGAGCCATCCTCCGCCTGCTACAGGAGAACATCTCGTCGCAGACCACCCTCTCACCAAAGCAACGAGTAGCCTTAGCAGTCTTGCCAAATGTGGTTTCTCGCAGGTCGAGAAATCACTACGGTATCATGGTCGACACACCAGTAGAAACTGTGGAtctcgagcccgaggacgaaCCCTACAAAGACCCAGAAGGGGTGAGGAGGGTCACACGAATGGAATGGTATCTTAAAAAG GGcgacaaggtcgacaagGCCTCGCGCATCCCCATCACGTACCACGGATTCTATCAAGCACCTCTACCACCCAAATGTACCTTCGACATCATGTACAGTTCCGAGGATGTGGTTCCTATACGACCTGGACCAAAGGTGATGGACCTCTGTCGCATAGAGTGCGATTGGGACAAGCCTATAGAGGAGTGGAAGACGGTGGGCAACCCATACACAGGATGGAGGAAGCATGAGGACCTTGAACTGACCATGGGCCTGGAGGGCGAGCCCAAGTGGGAGATTCGGGTTGGGTCAAAACGGGCAGAACACAGTTTTGAGGTTCAGTATATGGGATGA